The Lodderomyces beijingensis strain CBS 14171 genome assembly, chromosome: 4 genome has a window encoding:
- a CDS encoding 60S ribosomal protein eL8: MAPKGKKVAPAPFAAKSAKSAESKNPLIEAAPKNFGIGQSIQPKRNLSRFVKWPEYVRLQRQKKILSLRLKVPPAIAQFNQTLDKNTAAQTFKLFNKYRPETASEKKERLTKEAAAVAEGKSAKDASPKPVVVKYGLNHVVSLIENKKAKLVLIANDVDPIELVVFLPALCKKMGVPYAIVKGKARLGTLVHKKTSSVAALTEVSSADESELSKLISTIDANYLQKYEENKKHWGGGVMGSKANDKIAKKAKIAATAATGHN; the protein is encoded by the coding sequence ATGGCCccaaaaggaaagaaggTTGCACCAGCACCATTTGCTGCTAAATCAGCCAAGTCCGCTGAATCCAAGAACCCATTAATCGAAGCCGCCCCAAAGAACTTTGGTATTGGTCAATCGATCCAACCAAAGAGAAACTTGTCGAGATTCGTCAAGTGGCCCGAATATGTCAGATTacaaagacaaaagaaGATTCTCTCGTTGAGGTTGAAGGTGCCACCAGCAATTGCCCAGTTCAACCAAACTTTGGACAAGAACACCGCTGCTCAAACTTTtaaacttttcaacaagtacagACCAGAAACCGCATctgaaaagaaggaaagattGACCAAGGAAGCCGCAGCTGTTGCCGAGGGCAAGTCTGCTAAGGATGCATCACCTAAACCCGTTGTCGTCAAGTACGGTTTGAACCACGTTGTTtccttgattgaaaacaaaaaggcTAAATTGGTTTTGATTGCCAACGACGTCGACCCTATTGAATtggttgtctttttgcCAGCTTTATGTAAGAAGATGGGTGTTCCATACGCTATCGTCAAGGGTAAGGCCAGATTGGGAACTTTGGTCCACAAAAAGACCTCATCCGTTGCTGCTTTGACTGAAGTTTCATCCGCTGACGAATCGGAATTGTCTAAATTGATCTCAACTATCGATGCTAACTACTTGCAGAAATACgaagagaacaagaagcactggggtggtggtgttaTGGGCTCCAAGGCTAACGACAAGATTGCTAAGAAGGCTAAGattgctgctactgctgctactggCCACAACTAA